The sequence CATTGAAAACAGAATGATTACAAGGGCTATAGAGAATGCCCAGAAGAAGGTTGAGGCTTACAATTTTGAAATTAGAAAAAACCTTCTTGAGTACGACGATGTTATGAACAAGCAAAGACAGGTTATCTATCAGCAAAGAAGAAGCATATTGGAGGGTAAAGATCTAAAAGATGATATCCTGGGCTATGTTGATTCCATTGTTGATGATTTAGCTTCTGCTTATCTGCCGGATAAGGTTGATCCAACAAACTGGGATATTGATGGTTTCAATAAAGAAATTCGCAGGATATTCGATAGGACATTTGATATAGATGCAGTTGAGCTTTCAAAAACCAAGCAGAGACATAAAATGCTTGAGGATGTGAAAAATCAACTTAAGGATGAGTATAATTCAAAAGAGGAACTCATAGGGAACGATGAGATGAGGAATTTGGAGCGCCAGATAATGCTTCAGGTTGTGGATATGCATTGGCGTGAACATCTAAAGAATATGGATTATCTAAGGGATGCAGTGGGTTTGAGGGGGTATGGTCAGAGAGATCCGCTTGTTGAATACAAGAAGGTATCCTTTGATGAGTTTGAAGAGATGGTTAAAAGGATACAGGAGGACACAGTAGCCTCAATCTATCACATAAGGATAGTAGTTGAGTAGTAAATTTTTTATAGATACGCCGTTTGATAGATTTCTTGTTTTTGATTTGAATAATGGAAGAATAGATAGAATTTTTTTTTCTTGTCAGTTAGAAGGTCAACCATTGCATGGCAATTTAAAAAGATGCGTTGAGTATATTTTTGATAGTGGTGATTTCTCCTGTTTTGATTATAGATTATTAAATAACTCTTTAATTTCGCAAAAAGCTCGTATGCTTCAGGGGTTTCTTATATCTACAAAGACAGGTCAGACATTTAGCTACTCCGATGTGGCAGATAAAGTGTTTGGTTCTAAGAATTATGCAAGAGCGGTGGCTTCTATGCTGCGCGCCAATCCATTTGTCTTTTTTGTTGCCTGTCATAGGGTTTTGGCAAAAAACGGAATAGGTGGGTATTCGGCGGGGGTGGAATTAAAACGGAAAATCCTTAAATGGGAAGCTTTAAAAGGAGATGATTATGTATAAGAGGGAATCTGGCTGGAGTGGTTTTTGGTGTGGGTTGTTTGTTGCTGCTGGACTTACAGCTTTGGGTTGGTTTATTATGACCACGGCTTTGAGTGTAAAAAAACTGGATAGAACCGTAAGTGTTAAAGGATTATCTGAAAGGCTTGTGAAAGCCGATGTTGCAATATACCCAATTGAGCTTGTTGTTGCCGATAATAACCCTATAAACCTGTCAAAGAAGTTAAAATATGGCAAAGATGCTGTGGATAAATTTTTAAAATCGGAAGGCTTTGATGATAGTGAGATATTTGTCTCCTCCCCTCAAATAACGGATAACTTTGCCAACGGATACAACTCAAATGCGAGATTCAGATACACGGGCAAGCTGATTGTCACACTTTATACGCACAAGGTGGATAGCGTTGTGGCTTTGGATAGAAAGCTCTTTAAGCTTTCAGAGATGGGTATAATGGCAACCAATCAGAAGTTTCAAACTGTGTATCTTTATACCCAGCTAAATAAGATAAAGCCTGTTATGATAGAACAAGCCATACAGAATGCCCGTAAGGTAGCCATGAAATTTGCAAATGAATCAAGCTCTGAGTTGGGTTCAATAAAGACTGCCCATCAGGGTTATTTTAGTATAACAGACAGAGATCCAAACACCCCTTACATTAAGCGCGTCAGGGTTGTTGTGAATGTTGTTTATTATTTAAGATAGCTGTTGTTTTAGTTTTTCAAGCTCTTCTTTTTCTTTTGATAACAGTTTTGTATTGTGTTCTATAGTTTTGAAAACCTCTAAGGCTTTCTTCTGACTTTCTGTTTTTATTTGGATGGCTTTATTAAGTGCTTTTTCTATAGATTCTATTGTCAAATCAAGTTTATCCTTGAGTTGATCTTTAAATCTAAAAGTGGTTTCCCTGACTCTTTTTGTTAGATCATATCTAACCCTTCCACAATGTCTGTCAAATAATTCTATCGTTGTATTTTTTATATGCTTGTATGCAATTTTTTTGCCTATGAAAAACGGCAGCTTGGTTCTAAAGGTTGTTGCAAATATGTTTAAGATTCCCATCTGGTCTTGAAGCATAAAATAGAAATAACTTTTCTGTATTAATTTTTCTTTGTCTATATAAGAATTTAGTTTTATCTCAAATATAGATGATGCCGTTTTTGCAATATCTTCAATCTTTTCGTTTATACGCTTGGCAAGTTCATCATATATGGCTTCGATCTTATTGGATATAATTTCAGACTGTTCTTTCTTAAAATCATTGAATATATCCATAATGTATTCATTCATTTTTTGTGTCATGTAGATCTCAAATTCCTCTGTTGTTGGTTTTTCCTTTGCCTTTTCCTCGTAATGTTGTTGCATTTTTTCTATTAACTCGGATAGATGTTGTTCCTTCAGCTTTTCTATTTCTTCATCCAACTCTTTATAGATTTTCTCTATACGTTTATCGAGTATATATTCGTATTCTTCAGCTTCTTCTTTAACCCCTTTAATGAAACCCTCAAATTTGACTGTTTTTTCTTTTAATCTTTCTAAGGAGAAGTTTTGGGCTTGCTTCTGTATTTGATACGATGTTAGTTCGTTATTTATGTGACGAAGTATGGCATTTATAGTACTTATTGTTATTATATTGCCTTTTTCTTTTTGAATAAATTCATCTAACTCGTTTTCGAATTCACTAATTCTTGATTCTTTTAACAGATTACTATCTTTTGTTTGTTTTGCCTTTAATGCATTTTTTGCCGATATTGGGTAAATTTTTATGCCTTTGGTTTTTGTGTAATCTTCTAAGAAATGTTTGTTAAATTCAATCACCTCATCCAACTCTTTTTCGGATACCATGTCTATTTTGTTTAAGACAAAAAAGAATTTTTCTGTATATGTTCTTACGTTTTTTAAAAATCCTATTTCTGCTTCACCTAATGGGGGGTCGGGGCTCATTACAAACACTGCCGCGTCGCAGTATGGCAAAAAACTGTAGGCTACATCTGTGTTATGCTTAAAAACACTGCCAATCCCGGGTGTATCTATGATTCTTATGCCTTTTTTTAGATATGGTGATGGGTGAAATACATGAACCTCCTTAACGTTTAGTTTGTTTTTTGGGTTATGCTTTTCAGTAACGTATTTTTCTATTTTTTCTAATTCTATTTCTTCTTTTGAGTTATCCAGAAATTTAACTATTGCTTTTTTGGCTTGGGAATATGATATTATTGTAACTATAGATGTAAGAGGCAAAATTGATGATGGAACTATATCATCTCCTAAAAGTGCATTTATAAGAGTAGATTTACCCCTTTTGAATTGGCCTATCACCACCAGATTGAATTGTTCATTTAGAAGTTTTTCTTTTGTTTTTGATAATTCTTTACCGCTAATAACCTCTACAGCTGATATACTTTTTAGAAGTTTCTCTTTTATGTTGGTCATAATTGACCCCCTTTTTGGATTTATCGAGTAGAGGTTATCATCCCCTTTGGCGGGGCTTTTTAGGCTAACCTCATAGCCTTTTTTTGAAAATATACTTTAAAAAAAGGGAAAAATCAATTACCTATTGATTAGGTAGTCCTCATCTATAGTTTGGCTGCTGTTGCTTAATTTTCTTGCCCATTTTATTATTTCCCTTAATTTCTTTGGACGTAGGGATGAGTATTTATTTGCATACATATTTTTATCTGCTTCCCTTAAAAGGTCATCAACATTTTTAAATTGGCCATTTTGGATGGCGTAACCTATGGATGCACTAATAAATATTTCTGTTGAATTGTTGCTTAGCTCTATCTTTGTTTTTATCCTTTCTATAAAAGTAATTACTCCTTTTTCGGATGTATTAGGCATTATAACGGCAAATTCATCACCACCAATTCTTGCCACTACATCACTACCTCGAGCTGATGTCGATAGGATTTCTGATATTTTCATTATAAGTTTATCACCGGTCTCATGTCCAAGTATATCGTTTGTTATCTTTAAGCCATTTAGATCTATCATAACAAGAGCAAGAGGATAGTTTCTTTTGTGGAATAACCTTTTTATTTCTTCTTCAAAATAGCGCCTATTATAAAGCCCAGTTAAGGTATCATGCAAGCTTAAATATTCAAGTTGTTTGCTTTTTAGATATCTTTGTGTAATGTCGTTAAATGAGATGATAAGCATTGTTTCGGATGTTATTTGAATCTTTGCCACATGTACATCAAACCATCTACTTTTTCCACCTGCTGTAACGATATTAATTTCGCATTGGTTGCAAACTTGTCTACCCTTCATTACTTTTAGAAGTTGTATTTTTAGGTTTTCTGGTATTTTTAGCTTGTTTATTACAAGTTTTTCATTTTCTTCAAAATCAAGCAATTTTTTAGCAAGGTTGTTATAATATATAATCCTGCCTTTTCTGTCGACAACGATTATACCTGTGCTGATTTTGTCAATGAATTCTTGCAGATCGCTTTTTCTTTTTTCTATAGCCCTGTATAGGTTAACCATCTGGGTTATGTTTCTTAGAATACATACAATTGTGTTTTCCTCTGGCGAATAGCTTACAGTCTCTATAAAGACTGTTTCGTTACCTTCTTTTAATGCGAGAGTAAAGGAAACATTAAATTTTCTTTTTATAACATTCTCTATAACATTCGAGATGATAGGGTACGGCTTTAATATTTCACTGGCTTTTTTACCAATAAGTTCTTTTGAATTTGCGATAGCTTTGCATCTGGTGGCCGCTTCGTTTGCGCCTGCTATTACGAAATCAGCGTCCTTTTTCTTTAGTACAATAACGCATTCTGGCATATGTTTAAGAAGGAGAGAATGTTCATTAAGCAATTTTTCCGTGGTTGCTTGTATGTCTTCAAGTTTTTCCATTGTTTTATTTACCTGATGCGCCAAATCAGTTAACTCTTTTATCCTTAATTTCTTTGTTTTTATTCTACCTTTGTTTTTGTATTGCCTAAAAAAGTTGAGTAGGTTTTCAATATCTGCTTTTATTGGTTTGTATATAAGACCTAAAAATATTGTAAGCCAGAGTATATACCCTACAAATAAAGCTCCTATAATAAGGATAAGTAGAGCTTTTCTTGTATAAGATGAAACAGCTTCTATCATTGAATTTTTGAATGATGGAAACATGACTGTAAAATCTAAAGGCCCGCCAGAGCCTATAATCCAATTGTATGGCTTATAATAGTATAAGGATACAATTCTTTTTCTTTCTTTTTCATTTTTGTAGAATGGCCAGATAAGTGTTGTGGTTAGTCTTCCCTGTTTGATGAGTTTTTCTAAACAGTCACCTACACAGGGTTGTGAGTTTAGATAAGTTATGGTTTTATCTTTTGTAATACATGTGTGATTTTTGATTCTTGGATCTGTATAAAATATAATTTTTCCTATGCATTTATTTGTTTTTGGCATTAGGCTTATAATGAATAGAGTTGGATTTTTAAAGCTCTCAAGCGATGTTTTTAATTCATTTAAAATATCCTGTTTTGTTATTTCTTCTAAATGGGTAATCATTCTACCTGAGCCTATGTACCAGTTGAACGGTTTAAATAATTTTACAAAAACGACCCTCTCTGCCGGCTTTCCATTGTGAATAAAAGTTCCTCTTACAAACCCCTCTTTATATCTTTTTATTGCATCTATTTCTTCCTGCATAGACTTTGCGTATCTTTTGTCTTTTAGTAGATTTTTTCCTGTAAGTTTTGAATCTGGACTTAAAACTTCAACGCCGTCCAATGATGCGATAAAATAATATCCTTTACCTTTATCGGTTAATAATTGAAATCTCACTATATCCTTTATTCTTTCTTTTATGCTTGCCTCAGATTCTTTGTGCTTGTATTTTTTGTATAGTTTTTCTGCCGTTAGCCATATTCTGTATGTGCGTTTTTTTAATGTGTTAAGTATTTCTTCATATTCATCCTCTCTTTTCTTGTTTATAAGCCTTACTGCATCCTTTATCTCTGAATGCTCAAGTCTTATTTCCCTTTTGATATGAATATCTTCGTTGAAATAGTATATTGCCTTATTTATAATCTTAAAGGTGAAATATCCCCAACCAATCGAGGTTATAACTGTAATAGAGAGAATACTTATCAATATAAATATCCCTATAAGGGATGATAGCTTGATTTTGCTCATCCTAAGAGTTTAACCCCTCTGTTTAGTTCTTCGACTATAGTATTTTATCTTATAATTGTCAACTGATAATTTTTTATTATTGACTTAGATATAATATAATAATTTATATAATTCAATAATTTATCTTTCTTGCAAATATAAGAAAAGCTGTGTGTGCGCTCATGGTGTCATACGGTCTCAATCTGTCTGGGTTTGTTTTCCAGAAGCGTTGCAATATCTCACTAACCTCTATATCTATTAAAGGTAGTCTTTCCATTTCTTTTAAGACAACTGACACCTGATTTGTTGTTGGCACTAAAACAGCTATGAGTTTCCCGTTTTTTAGTGGTTTTATGGCATTTTCAAGGTAAAGCCACGGTTCTTTGACATCTATGAAAACAGCATCTACATCTTTCTCGTCGAACCCTTCTGCAATATCTCTGTGTTTTATCTCTATCCTGTCGAGAAGGTTAAATCGTTTTAAATTCTTTAGGGCGTTATCTATAAATTCTTGCCGCTTTTCATAACTTATTAGTTTGCCTTGTTCGCCTACAATTTGGGCAAATACGGCGCTCATGGCACCACTTCCTATGCCTGATTCTATCACCACATCACCGGGTTTTATATCAAGTCTTAAGATGATATATGCAGCATCTTTGGGATATACGATCTGCGTGAGTCTGTTGAGTTTTTTCATGATAAAATCGTATAGTGTTGCAGGCAAAAGGATATATTCATACCCAAGGTGCGTTTCTATTCTTCCGCCAAAATCGGTATTTAGGATTTTTTCTTTTGCTATAATACCGTTTGCTGTGGAGTATTTCTCAGGCAGAGTTGCGAGGTTTAATATGTGTTTTTTATCCTTTTCTTTGTCGTATAATATGATGATACTGTTCTGATTGGGTTTATTCATAAATTTTCCTCTATATAGCAGAATTTATCAACATCAAATAGGCCTTTGTCTGTCAGTTTGATGTGGGGTATAACCTCAAGCGCTAAAAACGACAGCATGCCCAACGGGTCATCTAACTTGCATCCTAACTCTTTTGCGGCTTGTTTTAAAGCTATAACGGATTCTTTTATATCTTTGGCCCCGTCGTTTGATACTATTCCCCCGATGGGTAAGGCAAGGCGTGTTATTTTATCCCCATCCACAACAACTTGACCACCCTGCATCTCCATTATAGTTAAAATGGCTGTTTTTATCTTTTCATCCGATGTGCCAACGGCCACTATGTTGTGGCAATCGTGGGCAAGCGATGTGGCCATAGCCCCTTTTTTAAGGGAGAATCCTTTTACAAAACAGGCTGCTTTATTGTTATGCCCATATCGCTCTATTACAACAAGCTTTAGTATATCATCTTTTATGCTAAACTCTTTTTCTTGGCGTTCAATTGATAGCTTCTGCGTTATCAACGAGCCGTTTTCCAAGCCTATAGCTATGTTTTTATGCTTTATCTTTGGCAATTCTATGGGTGTTTTTACCTTGATGGAGTTTAGAAATTCTTTAGGTGGCTTGCTTTTTTTGTGGGTGGACTTGTAAATCTTTCCATCTGTGATTGATATTTTTGGTCTGAATTTGTCGTCAAACAGCACAAGATATGCCCTTTTTCCTTTTTTTATCCCTAAAAACTCATCAAGCCCGTAATACTTTAGACCATTAAATGATGCTACTTTAAGTGCTAAGGCTGGATTTATGCCCAAGCTTATCGCTTTTCTTAGGTTGTAATCTATGTGGCCCTTTTCTAAAATATCACCCACTGATTTATCATCACTGCAAAAGGCAACCTTATCAGGATGCTCTTTGATTATTTTGTATGCATCATCGGTTGAATGCTCGCTGCTTCCCTCCCTTAAGAAAACAAAGAAACCCAACTCTATCTTTTGCTTTAGTTCATCATAGTCATAGCTTTCGTGGTCATCCTCAACGCCTGCCTCTTTGTATAATTTAAGGGTTTGTACATCAAGGTGCGGCGCATGGCCGTTAATCCTCTTGTTCTTTCTTTTTGCAAGCTCTATCATCTTCATGAATTTTTCATCTCTATTTACAACACCTGGCACATTCATTAATTCGCCTAACGATACAACATCATCAAATCCCAGAAAGTATTTTACATCTTCTAAGTCTATCTTTCCGCCGCTTGTGGCAAATTCTGTGGCAGGGACACAGGAAGGGAGTGCAAACTTAAGCTGCATCTCTGTATCTTTTGCATCATTTATGAAAAACTCAAGCCCCTTCCTGCCAAAAACATTGGCTATTTCGTGGCAATCCGCAACGGCAAACAGCGTCCCTTTTTCAACAACGGCCTCGGCAAAACCCTTTGGCGTTAAGTGTGTGCTTTCTATGTGGCAGTGGCAATCTATAAGGCCTGTGGATAGATACAGCCCATCTGCCTCAATAACCTCTTTTGCCTTTATGGGGTTTTGACTGATCCTTGCAATCAAGCCGCCTTTTATGCCTATGCTCAGCCTGTTAAAATCAAGCTTTTCAAAATCGACAACCCATGCGTTGTTTATGGCTAAATCCATCTCTAAACCTATACCTCCAACACGCTTCCTACGCCTGCAAAGAAGAATTTATCCTTTAATTTGTTGTATAGCTTAGCCGAAACGGTTAGGCCTGTGCAGTGAGATGCACCAAGCTTTTGGATGTTGTATTTTTCTATAATATCCAATGTTGCGTTTATCTGCTCGTCATTTGCAAACCCTAAATGTGTTCCGCCTATAACAGCGTATATCTCTTTTTTGCCGGTTTTATTGATGAAGTGGTTTAATATGTTAACAATTCCTGCATGGGCACAGCCAAGAATCACGATTAAGCCCTTGGATGTGTCTATTGCCAAGGAGAAATCATCCCAGATCTGATCCTGGACAAGCTCACCGTTTTCCTTTTCCACCTTCATCTCTGCGTCTATCTTTTCAAAATCTGTCTTACGCTCAACCTCACCAGATGAGAAAATACCCTTTTCTATCTCCCTAAACTCCTTCTCATAAACAAACTCAGCACCTAAGCTCTCCAGGTATTTTTTATCAAATGGTATGCCTATGTATTTCTTTATGCCGCCCTTGAACCAGAACCTCTTTGAGAAGGCGTCTTTGTGGGTGTATACCTTTAGAGGGGATTTTATCTTTAATAAATCAACCATACCACCTGTGTGGTCATAGTGGCCGTGTGATAGGTATAAGAATTTTATGCTGGATAGATCCTTTTTTAGTGCTATTGCATTGTTTACCAGGGCCTTGCCCTGTCCTGTATCGAATAAAAAATTAAACTCCGGTGTCTCCACAAAAGCGGCAAAGCCGTGTTCTCCAATAACATCAAATGGAACTACAACGCTGTTTTCTGCTAAAACTGTAATTCTTACCTCCATAAGAAACCTCCCTAATTTTTTACAATTTTATAAGATTTTTTAGTTTTTTACAATCAGTTGCGCAAGAGTGAGATGAGTATTTTGGAGTTTATGAGAGCATCTAAGGCGTCGCATATCGAGTTAAACACGAGGTCTGCGTGTTGTATCAGTTTAGCGTTGCAGCCGTCTTTGTTTACTATTGCTAAAGATAGGCCTGCAACTTTAAACATTTCTATATCGTTATTGCCGTTTCCCAATGCTATGCAATTTTCTGCACCCAGAGATTCTATAAATTCCCTTTTCTGAATAGCTGTATTTTCATTTAAGATTTTTAGCTCGATGTTTAGGTTTGATAACTCTTTTTCTGCACTACCCATTGTATCAGCGGTTAATACAATGATTCCTTCAAACCTGTTTTTTAATTTATGTATTTTTTCTTTAACGCAGGGTATGAGTTTTGAATGTTCTGAGAGTGTGCCTGTATAATCCGATATGATATATTTAAAATTAAATTCTTTGCCATCGACACTAAACTTCATTTTATACCTCGATTTTTTATATAAAGAAAAAGCTTAAAAATCAACCCACTATAACTTTGGTTAAGAGTCTTTACTTTTGCAGAAGATAAAACTTATTCTTAGTAAGATATTTAAACTGTTGACAAAAGTTAATAAAAGTGTTATAGATAGACACAGTGCAGCAAGAGAGTAGAACTCAATAGCCAAGAATGGCTTTATGTAAAGGAAAAATTAATTTTTTAAGGAGGTTAAGCTATGGGAATTAAGGAGAAGCTCTACGAGAAGATTCAAGCTCACAGACCGAGGATTACCAGACTCTACAAAGAGTTTGCAGACAAGGTTATCGACGACGTAACTGTCTACAAAATCATTGCTGGTATGAGGGGCATAAAGGCTCTTATTACAGACATCTCCTATCTTGATCCTTATGAGGGAATTAGGTTTAGGGGTTATACAATCCCTGAAGTAATGGAGAAATTGCCTAAGCCAGAAGGCGCTGAGATGCCTTATGTTGAGGGTCATTTTTATCTGTTGCTGACCGGCGATTTGCCAACAGAAAAGGATGTTGAAGAGGTATTTACAGAGTGGAAGAAGAGAGAGCAGCTTCCACAGTATGTAATCGATACTTTAAAGGCTATGCCAAGAGATACTCACCCAATGACAATGTTTGCTGCTGGAATCCTTGCAATGCAGAGGGATTCTAAGTTCGCTAAATGGTATGCCTCCGGCCAGTTCAACAAGATGGACGCATGGGATTACATGTATGAAGATGTAATGGATCTTCTACCAAAATTGCCATTGTTGGGTGCTTACATCTATAGAATGAAATATAAGGGTGATACGCACATTCCAAGCGATCCTAACCTTGACTTTGGTGGTAATTTTGCCCATATGATGGGAATTGATAAACCTTATGACGATGTTGCAAGAATGTATTTCATCCTTCACTCCGACCATGAGTCTGGAAACGTTTCCGCTCATACAACACACTTGGTAGCAAGTGCATTGTCCGACATCTACTACTCCTATGCCGCTGGTATGTGCGGTCTTGCTGGTCCATTGCACGGTTTGGCAAACCAGGAAGTTTTGAGATGGATTCAGGGCGTAATGGATAAGATGGGTGGCAAGATTCCGACAAAAGAAGAGATGGAGAAGTTCATTTGGGATACATTGAACTCTGGACAGGTTGTACCTGGATTCGGTCATGCAGTCTTGAGAAAAACAGACCCAAGATATATGGCTCAGAGGGAGTTCGCTCTCAAGCACTTACCAGACGATCCTATCTTCAAGTATGTAGACTTGATGTTCCAGGTTGTTCCACCAATCTTGCAGCAGCTTGGCAAGGTAAAGAACCCATGGCCGAACGTAGACGCACATTCCGGTTGTATCCAGTGGCATTACGGTGTAAGGGAGTACGATTTCTACACAGTACTCTTCGGAATCGGAAGAGCCCTAGGTGTTACAGCAAACATCGTTTGGGACAGAGGTCTTGGCTATCAGATCGAAAGACCAAAATCCATCACAACAGACATGCTCGAGGAGCTTGCTGGAGCAAAATAATCCAGCTTGCAGCTTAAAAACAAATAAGGGAGGGCTTGTAATGAGTCCTCCCTTTTTTTATTGGTAAAATGCTGAAGTATCTTGTCAGTCCTAAATGCAGGCTCTGTCCAAGAAACTGTGGTGCAGATAGGGAAAAAAATAGGGGTTTGTGCAAAACCTATAACAAATTAGAGATAGCAAGCTTCAATCTGCATTTTGGTGAGGAACCTCCCATAAGCGGTAAAAACGGCTCTGGAACGATATTTCTTGCAGGCTGCAATATGGGTTGCATATATTGCCAAAATTATCCCATAAGCCAGCTAAAGAGTGCATTTAGAAGGATAGAGATTGATGATTTGGTTGATATTATGCTCAAGCTGCAAAAAAGGGGCGCTCACAATATCAATTTTGTTACACCATCCCACTTTGCCCACCTTTTAATAGATGCAATAAAAATAGCTAAATCTAAGGGCTTAAAGATTCCAGTTGTTTACAATACAAGCTCATACGACAAAGAGGAGGTAATTTATGCCTTAAAGGATTATGTTGATGTATATCTTGGGGACCTAAAATACACAGATAGTGTGCTATCTAAAGAACTGTCAGGTGTTGATGATTACTTTGAGGTTGCAACAAAGGCATTAAAGGCTATGTTTGATACCAAAGGCAAACTTGTCTTAAAGAATGGTATAGCAAAGCAGGGGCTTATCGTCAGACATCTTGTTTTGCCGGGTTACATAGAAAACAGCAAAAAGGCGCTTTTGTGGATAAAAGAGAACCTACCCGGGGTTGATGTTTCTGTAATGTTTCAATACTTTCCCGCATATAAAGCGTTTTCCCATCCTTTCTTAAAAAGAAAGATAAGCCCTGATGAGTATTTTGAGATAATTGATTTTGTGAATGTGTTAGGTTCGAAAGGTTATATTCAACAGGTATAGACTTTGCTCCTCTGTTTTGCTATATTTTTCTCAAATTCTTAGGTGGAGGTGTTGATGTCGCCCGTTTATCGCAATGCGTTTTTATGGATGATTATAGCGGTTTTGATGATACTGTTGTTTAATTTGTTTAATAATAGGAATTATACTTATGCAAGATTAAGTTATACGAAACTTGTCTTGCTTGTGGATAATGGCAAAATAAAAAAAGCCAATTTTGAAGGCAACGATGTATATGTTATAACCAAAGATGGCAAGAGGTTTAAATCCTATGTACCTGAAGTTAAGGATATAGCCGATAAGCTTGCCAAAAACGGCGTTGCTGTGAATATAAAACCGCCTCAGAATAATTCTTTGCTTACAAACATTCTTATCTATTGGGCACCAATGATCGTCTTTATTTTCCTGTGGTTCTATTTTATGAATCAAATGAACAAAGGGGGAAAAGCCCTAAGTTTTGGTAAAAGCAATGCCCGAATGTTTATAAGTGATCCCAAAAACCGCATAACATTTAAGGATGTAGCTGGGATAGATGAGGTTAAAGATGAGTTGCTTGAGCTTATAGAATTCCTTAAGAGTCCAAAGAAGTTTACAAAGATAGGAGCTAAGATACCAAAAGGTGTGTTACTTGTTGGAGCACCTGGCACCGGTAAGACGCTTGTTGCGAAGGCTGTGGCTGGTGAGGCGGGTGTGCCGTTTTTCACTATAAGCGGTTCTGATTTTGTGGAGATGTTTGTTGGTGTTGGGGCAAGCAGGGTA comes from Hippea maritima DSM 10411 and encodes:
- a CDS encoding HAD family hydrolase, with the translated sequence MKFSVDGKEFNFKYIISDYTGTLSEHSKLIPCVKEKIHKLKNRFEGIIVLTADTMGSAEKELSNLNIELKILNENTAIQKREFIESLGAENCIALGNGNNDIEMFKVAGLSLAIVNKDGCNAKLIQHADLVFNSICDALDALINSKILISLLRN
- a CDS encoding citrate (Si)-synthase, whose amino-acid sequence is MGIKEKLYEKIQAHRPRITRLYKEFADKVIDDVTVYKIIAGMRGIKALITDISYLDPYEGIRFRGYTIPEVMEKLPKPEGAEMPYVEGHFYLLLTGDLPTEKDVEEVFTEWKKREQLPQYVIDTLKAMPRDTHPMTMFAAGILAMQRDSKFAKWYASGQFNKMDAWDYMYEDVMDLLPKLPLLGAYIYRMKYKGDTHIPSDPNLDFGGNFAHMMGIDKPYDDVARMYFILHSDHESGNVSAHTTHLVASALSDIYYSYAAGMCGLAGPLHGLANQEVLRWIQGVMDKMGGKIPTKEEMEKFIWDTLNSGQVVPGFGHAVLRKTDPRYMAQREFALKHLPDDPIFKYVDLMFQVVPPILQQLGKVKNPWPNVDAHSGCIQWHYGVREYDFYTVLFGIGRALGVTANIVWDRGLGYQIERPKSITTDMLEELAGAK
- a CDS encoding MBL fold metallo-hydrolase; this encodes MEVRITVLAENSVVVPFDVIGEHGFAAFVETPEFNFLFDTGQGKALVNNAIALKKDLSSIKFLYLSHGHYDHTGGMVDLLKIKSPLKVYTHKDAFSKRFWFKGGIKKYIGIPFDKKYLESLGAEFVYEKEFREIEKGIFSSGEVERKTDFEKIDAEMKVEKENGELVQDQIWDDFSLAIDTSKGLIVILGCAHAGIVNILNHFINKTGKKEIYAVIGGTHLGFANDEQINATLDIIEKYNIQKLGASHCTGLTVSAKLYNKLKDKFFFAGVGSVLEV
- the ade gene encoding adenine deaminase, which gives rise to MDLAINNAWVVDFEKLDFNRLSIGIKGGLIARISQNPIKAKEVIEADGLYLSTGLIDCHCHIESTHLTPKGFAEAVVEKGTLFAVADCHEIANVFGRKGLEFFINDAKDTEMQLKFALPSCVPATEFATSGGKIDLEDVKYFLGFDDVVSLGELMNVPGVVNRDEKFMKMIELAKRKNKRINGHAPHLDVQTLKLYKEAGVEDDHESYDYDELKQKIELGFFVFLREGSSEHSTDDAYKIIKEHPDKVAFCSDDKSVGDILEKGHIDYNLRKAISLGINPALALKVASFNGLKYYGLDEFLGIKKGKRAYLVLFDDKFRPKISITDGKIYKSTHKKSKPPKEFLNSIKVKTPIELPKIKHKNIAIGLENGSLITQKLSIERQEKEFSIKDDILKLVVIERYGHNNKAACFVKGFSLKKGAMATSLAHDCHNIVAVGTSDEKIKTAILTIMEMQGGQVVVDGDKITRLALPIGGIVSNDGAKDIKESVIALKQAAKELGCKLDDPLGMLSFLALEVIPHIKLTDKGLFDVDKFCYIEENL
- a CDS encoding radical SAM protein translates to MLKYLVSPKCRLCPRNCGADREKNRGLCKTYNKLEIASFNLHFGEEPPISGKNGSGTIFLAGCNMGCIYCQNYPISQLKSAFRRIEIDDLVDIMLKLQKRGAHNINFVTPSHFAHLLIDAIKIAKSKGLKIPVVYNTSSYDKEEVIYALKDYVDVYLGDLKYTDSVLSKELSGVDDYFEVATKALKAMFDTKGKLVLKNGIAKQGLIVRHLVLPGYIENSKKALLWIKENLPGVDVSVMFQYFPAYKAFSHPFLKRKISPDEYFEIIDFVNVLGSKGYIQQV